agaaaataaaaaatcgtgaTGACAACTgtcaacaaaaatattatacacgtGTAGGTAGTCAAAGTGAGGACGAGACAGGGatgaaaatggagaaagaaattttgcaATGTTCTCCGACCTTCGATGGATTGCTGTGTTGGCCACGTACACTTGCTTCTCGCACAGCTACTCTCCCTTGTCCGAGATTAATTTTAGAAACGtcttacgatttatttttttcttcttcgacacAACCTTTCAAAGAATCTACGGAAATATTGAACAACAAATCGAATATCTTGAAGGAATGGATCATTTCGTCCTTTAACACGTCTGCGATAGCAAGCAAATGCCTTGCTAATGGTCaatggtatataaatgatgaAAGTACCGCTTGGAGTAATTATACTCTTTGTATACGTTCGAATAATCTAGATATAGAATATCTTTGGAATTGGAAAAATGTgaaattggaaaatatttcgttagtGGGtgtaagaatttatatttcttttatacaaatGTAGAATTGAACCATgtgaatgatttttaatttttgattgttatatatgtttttttttccttttttcttttttattatatagaaatggtTACCGATAATTAAAACGGTATCTCAAATCGGATATGCTTCGTCCTTTGCAACATTGCTCGTTGCTATGACCGTTTTCACCATACTCAggtttgtatatattttttataaaatttttaaattagaatttttaatcaGATAGAATGTCGTGTCTTTATCTGTGATAGAAAGCTTAGAAATCCGAGAAACAGACTCCACATGCATTTATTCACGTCGTTCATGATGAGAGCGTTTATGGCTCTCCTCAAGGAATGGGTCTTTATCGATGGTATAGGTTTGGCATGGGATGTAATTTTAGTTAACGATGATGgtgtttttataaaagaacgaaacgtAAGTATAATGAAACTGATCCAGAtctgtgttctttttttgatttttttattacaaaaataataattacatactttGTTAATGGATTTTCAAACATAGACGTGGGcatgtaaaattattacaagtaTGTGGCAGTACTTCATTGTAGCTAATTATGCTTGGATACTCATGGAAGGACTTTATCTCCACAATTTAATATTCTTGGCACTTTGTACTGACACTACTGCGATTACTTCTTACATACTTTTAGGATGGGGTAAGGAATTtgtattatgtattaaaatatatatatatatatcttttttatttattatctattataaatttttggtAGGATTACCAGGTTTGGTAGTTATACCTTGGATAATAATTCGTGCAACTGTCGAGGATACTCTTTGTTGGACCATTCATCAtaatccttccttttttcttatcgtgaGAATACCAATAGTGATATCCATCttagtatgtatattaaataatagtcaattatagaaatagaataatttttttttattgaagtattattttttttttgttatattacaGTTCAATTTTGGACTATTCGTTAATATCGTTCGAGTACTTCTTATAAAATTGAAGACGTCTGTACATTTGCAACATAAAAAAATGCAGTATAGGTGagttatcaattattattatcaaggaattaaatttgtatcagttgttaaaaatgtaaatgtttCACTGTGTTTTTggttaaatacatttatactcgacaattttaattaaatagaagaTGGGCAAAATCGACTCTGATTTTAGTACCATTATTTGGTGCTCATTATACCCTTTTTTTGGGACTTTCTTATCAAAAGGATAATCATATTGAATTGGTATGGTTATTTTGCGATCAACTATTCGCATCTTTTCaggtatttattatttcgataagattgtcttttcttttacaaatttagATGAAAAGTAATCCACTTATATGATTGATTTTATCTTTACTTTCAGGGAGCGTTCGTAGCTTTGTtgtattgtttattaaatGGTGAAGTAAGGGCAGAAGTTAGACGAGCGTGGAAGGCTCGACGTTCGAAAACGGATTCTCTTAGACCGATTCATTGtgattttttgaaaatctCGCAGAATCGAACGCGATGCGTTTTTCGTCGGCATGATTGCGATGAATTGAATTTTTCAGAAAGTACAACGAAACATTTATCTACTGTTTGAAAGTAATATACGTAACACTTTATTTACATACCCAAATCTAGTTATTATGCTGAATagatagtaaaaaaattacacgtatataaaaaatcacgATTTTTagtataaacaaatttatttaaaaatgtgatATAAAGGTACGTGTAACGTTGTAGAAtgattgttcttattattgttgttgtttaaAGGCATCGATTAATTACGTCGATAGATTATCTTTGTAAAATTGTATACTTAATTTctgtacctatatacatatttacgatTCGGCGTGTATCtcacgtttttatttatttgtgtaATTTCTCCTTGatgaagaaaagtaagaaaaataaaaaaagtgatTACCATTAGGAGAGTGATTAGAATAGATGAAAATTACGAAGCATGATTTGTAGATATACAAAAGCCTAAAGTGGAATAAAGGAAAAGGGGTTGTTTGTAGTCGTAAAGTAACGAAGTGTGAACTATCTCATGACACGGAATGAACTTGAAAAGGTGATGACGACTTCGGCACGTGTCATGAAAGCGTCCTCAATTTTTGATATAGGAAAAGGGTGCGTTAGGATGTGCACGTGTTTGTTCGATTCGACACGTGCCTTGACTAACCtcagtaatttttaatttcttctatgGACAAACCACAACACACGAATATGTAAATCGTTTAATGACATACTTTCGTCGtgtttaaaatttctttaaacattctgttttttatacatttttgatcaaatattaaatagaacaaaatgagaaaaaaatgaaatagttgattaataaaatacattgatTAGTGCTtgcattaaatttttattattatttaaataaatactgaaattattattaaaaaagtatacatATCAGGTAAAAATGAGTCAGAGAATGGTAGGTAGAGGGAGAACGTATCTACGCAACGAGTATGGATTTCTCCGAAGGATCAGGTGGCCAACGTGGCACATCTGCGTCCATAGTAATAATACTGAGAATCTTCTCGTAAAACGACAGCTCCTCGAAAGCTCGATAAAAGGGATGCTGTTGTCATTCAACATAGTTCTTTTAGTACAACGATCACGATCGAAAATCATACTTCAATGTTGTTgcataatatcttttattaaaactatCGATGTCAGGAAATTCATCGATATTgtttaaatcatttaaataaattttaaagtgatataattataaagaaatttaaacaaaaatgaatGAGATTGAAATTTCAATCTGAGTGTTTTGCGCCATTGTTTCAAtacaatcaaataattttctatttgacGAGAAAATTTTGAATCATTATTGCAACTTTAAAAGTAGAATGGCGTACGGAACGAAAGAAGGCGTGTACTCTCGCTAGATTCTCGGGTTCCCATTGGAAACGAAGGGATGCTGCGTTATCCCGACGAATAGGAGGGAGTTCGAAGGTGGAAAGAGGGAGTACAGGGAGAGGCGTGGTTCGATAAGGAAAGGGGGGAGTTAGAggttgaagagagagaggtagagagagagagagagagagagagagagagagagtgagagagagggagagaggaagcgagagagagaaagagagagagagagagggagagaggaagggagagtcTGAATTGAGCATTTTCGACGACCGATAGTACAGATTCTGGTCCAGCTAACTTTGCTCAACTATCTTCAAGTAGTCTTCATCGAGTTCGTTCTACGAAaggtttctcttttatttgagTTTAGTGTATTGTGTCTTTAAGATAACAAAGTGCTTGTTTTTCAAACAACGTATTGAAAGATTTTAGTGAAAGTGTTGTTCTAATCGAACTATAAGTTAGCTCAATTTCGTTCATTCACACAGGtgattatcaataataacgattagatgttttcattaatttattttatttacaatttgcttttacgatttttaatcGGCGTTTATCACAAATCGCGCAAATTTCTGTTTCAATGAGGTTCTAATTATTCAAAGGATATCTACTCACAtacaatcttctttttattatcatttaattacgATCGTTTACACCATTTTTGTGATTAAATGATTAGTATCATATGAAGAAATACATATTGATCGAGtgttaacaaagaaaatttgtaacgAATGCGATGAATGTCGAATGTGAATTGATCGGTTtgaatagatagaaaaaaaaagtaaagctCAATCCGCACCGAATCTCGTGAATTATTGAAGAAAGATGCGAATAGTCGGACATACGAATTGGCTGTTTACCGCAAAAAAATCGACTCGAACGAGACGCGAGGGTTGTTTTTTTGGTAAATAGTTAATGAAACCTTTaacctttttttctgtcttctgTCCTTAACGTTAGataagacgaaagaaaaaacgaggagAGAGGAAAACGTCGCACGTTTTTCGTCGCTCTGAATTATACAGTTTTGAGATCTTCGAAGACCAAACGAATCTCAATCGAATCTCGCAAAGGACCTTTCTTCCAAACGAATCTGGCAGTGAGAAATTTAAGATACCCTCGAGACTTCCTttgctcttctttctcctctacgATCGACTCTTCGCTTTTCCACACATTTATTCACCCCACAACGATTTTTCGGCAAATATTTGACGAACTCGTTCAGCCTGAGGTCTTCGCTAACATTCCAACATTCTATATTCGAATCCTTTCTTAGTTCTCTTTTGATGAGATTAGTAGATCAGTTATTTAATTACTGACCTACTAATTTCATCGGAAAATTCTTACTGAAAATTCTAACATTAATTAGTGATCAACATAACAGATAATTTCCATAGATTTTTCTAAAAGTTAAGATTTAaagaaagtttgaaaaaatgaaaaatctggAGAAAACTTTCTCGATGTTCAGATTTCAATCGATGATGGAAAGAGGTGCGTTGCTACCAATCACCGACAGTTGCAAGCAAAATATTCAAGTACACAGAAGGTAAGAGCGTGTTAAAGGTGTCTTTTGGCTTTTTCATTTATTGCTTCATACTtgattgagaaagagaaagagagagagagagagagagagagagagagagagaaagggagataatTCTCGAGTTCTAAACAGCAAGAATATCATAACGATTTTTGAAACTTTCGATCGGAGACAGAGAAAATTCTATGGCGAACGGTGGACATGGTGTCGTTGTCAATGGTGTGGGCGGTGGTGCTCCAGGTTCGGGAACCCTTTCACGGGAAGAAAGGCGCCGGCGTCGAAGAGCTACGCAGAAATATCGAACGGCACACGCGACGAGGTAAGggctccttctctctctattatttcaatctaatattttatttactccaaattttttattacaattataaaattattttcgaagaaaaagtccgctaatcgattaaaaatttaattattaacgaagTTGCTCGGATTTAAaacttattatttctaaaattatttctaatcatATCTATCAGATATGTGAaagttgtaataataaatatttacacgtaataatatacaattacgAATGAAGAGATCTTTCACAAACGATTGGCAAtcatttcataattataatcgcAGAGAAAGGGTCAGAGTTGAAGCTTTCAATTTGGCCTTCGCCGAGCTAAGGAAGTTACTACCGACTTTGCCACCGGACAAGAAACTTTCCAAGATAGAAATTCTACGACTTGCCATCTGTTATATCGCTTATCTCAATCATGTTCTCGAAGCGTAGGGACGATATAATATCTCAAGGACGTCacaaattaaattcatttttcgatTCAATCAACTTCTCGTTTACGATATTTTCACAAAGTTTGTTCATTGAAAGAatgacaaaaaaggaaaaaaaggaaaaaaaatggctTAGATAAAGGGTCAAGAGAATCAGGTCCCTgataaaattcgattattatatataaatgatggGGCTATGTGATAGTATTTCATCGAATTATCACATTCAATCGCTCAAAGCTATCCAGTTACGAGGATTAGCGTTCGACCAGAATCGGAAACTATTTCGGCTTTCCTAATCCCTCGGGATCATgctctcttctccctttttagCCAGTCTCTAGTCGAGTAACGCTGTTGTCCCTTTTACGCAGTGCGAACTTTTCCCTACATCTGTTCTCTAACGTAAGTGAAAAGAAATAGGATTATCGTGGAAGGCAACTTCACGCATCGTCGGACATCCATTTCGTTTTCGATTTCCGAATACTTTctatcgttcgttcttttttttcgaattcatTTAGAACCTGACGTAATCTATCGATCATTAAtcaattctaattaatttcgattcgattcaatccaattataatcaaataaataaaattgaatataaatatatccgtGAATGTATCTGATTCGATCATAACAAATTGTACGACGGTTTAAaaacatttgaaattttatagggattattaatttatttatttttttgttatttaatttgtaatattcatGCGTTAGagattagattttatatatatatatatatatatatatatatatatttatataagtctTGCGAAAGTGGGTAATttgtacaaataaattaaGGCTTACCAATAGCATGTATAAAACGGTGcaatgctatatatatatatatatatatatatatatatatatatatatatatatatataagcatgtAGTATCtattaatgaaatgaaaaaatatgcgcATTAATTggcattaaaaataaataataacgagaTATAACATCGTTGGTCCAACTGATAGAATAAAACGAGCTgcaatacaaagaaaaaaaatccctTCATCCCGAGTTAGTTTACATTCGGCATCCCCTCATTGATCGTGAGACAATATAATCCTTATATATCGTTTTCTCGATAGAAGGAGGGACGCACAAGGAGGAGTTTTTAAAGTCATCTAGTTTATGTTTCGTAAATATTACAAGCATCGTAGATCCTTGCGATTACATGTTTTTGTTTGGAATATGCACCGTCATCGTTCTCCTTTATTGCGATTATTTGAACTAAAAGATTAAACAATAAGATaggaattttattaatatatgaaaatgtgataacattaataaatacgaataaagtGTAcctttaatattgttttatatctgTGTTGGTCACAGACACTTCTATAAGTTGacacattattatttctatagtaCCAAGTTCACTGAGTTGGAACATAACTTATCGAAGAAACTAGAACGCATTAGAATATTATCCTTCGAAGTCGCTTGACCGTCAACTCGGTTCGTGTCGTTATTACAAAGTATCATATTTCTTCATgtacataatttaatttattaattctattgTTAATATCGTTGATCTGATAATTCGATAATACaagagaattaattaaaagaattagaaGACGCAAAGAGACCGAAAAAGGATATCTCGAAAATGGATAAAAGTTCATCGAAGACCTTGAAGCATATTTTACGACCCTATCAAATTTTAAGTTGCATCCTCGGAATACGTCTTTTAAAATTTCCTTCTGGATGGACTAGTATCAAACTCAATGTGATTTATTCCTCACTTCTTTTCGTGTTCCATATCCTTAGTTGGAAATATATATCGCCTAAACAACGAATGATGGAATTAAATAActctcaattttattttatgtttttcttaaacaatctcataattattatttcgattttcataGGGTTACTTAAAGATCAGGTAAATCTTACGATTGTTTagcatcattttttttaaaataaggtATAACTAATTATGCttgtgaaataatttataacagtTATGGGAAAATTCAGTTAGAAGACTCGAAGAAATTGATAGGACTTTACAAGCACTTGGTTCCAATTCACGATTTCATAAGATTTATGTCCGAATGATAGTAGAATTGATATTCtctgcaatttttttcttctttctaatttgTTTTGATGGATTTTATCTCACAATTTCTATGGATTCCGAAATTTTAAAACCAATTATGCTCCTATTGATCgttattatacatgtatacggTGAAATCGTTTCATCTACGGTAGCTATGGATTTTTTGACAATGGTAAGGTATGTAATCAACGAATTTGTATGATCGCAGCTGATTCAtagtttattgaaataatttgaatttttgcGAATCGTAGGTGTATTAAATCGGAAGTTGAACGAGCGAGTGATCTTCTAAGTGATATTAATGTTCTACCATCTACTTCTATCGCAGTggaattgattaaatataaacgaaCTAAAAAGTCGTGTACAAAATTCATTAAAGTTCTACCATCGTCTCAAAGAATAAATTCACGTTTAAATGTTAGCAATCAGGAGATATTCAGAAGCAGACGATTGCTCCAAACTATTAggtttgttaattatttttttctttgataacaaacaaataaataaataaatgaattaattacataaCTCATTATTATGACGATTATCTTAGGCAGATTCATCTGGAACTATACAAAGTGTCGAAAAATCTCAATGATCTTTATGGTATTCAAGTGTTTATAATAATCTGTTTGTACTTCTTTTACAACACGTGCTTTTTTTATAGTACATACATTAGCGCTAAAAAGTTTGAACGTACTCAAGACATTTTTCTTCAAGAATTGGGTTCAATCCCATATTTCTTCTTCAGTTCTATATGCAAAGTGGTCTTTATTAATTACACTTGCGACGAGACAACTCAAAAGGTATGTTTTTTGATAAGTGCAATAATAATtgtgaaaatgataaaacattttttagatggagaaaatcaatgaaattatttacacTTTTTATGCTGAAAATACAGATTACATAATACAAGAAGAGGTtcgtcttatttttttcatatcattatagataattttgtgtaatcaataatttaacaagatagaaatcatttttttcgcAGTTGAAAATGTTTACTTTGCAAATGGCACATTGTCAATCAACGTATTCCACTTTTGGTTTATATTCATTCAATCGAAAGTACATATACTCGgttagtataataaataaataaaaataagcatTATCGTAAATTTTAACAATTCTATAAAACTCGTCGATTCTTTTTAGTGCCTTGGAGTGATGATGACATATTTAACTATTATGATACAAATGTCTTAGCTGGTGTTAAAAAAGtgaataacaaatttaaacATCATATAAAGGTTGGTCGCGTTGATAAGAAAAGGCTAGTCGTATTATCGATTTTCACAGAGGCATACTCAAAACACAGTCCATATCTACTAAAgtgattaatttttcattaatctttaTACTTTGATCTTACAATATTGcttttaatataacattttttgcaACATGAATATAACAAAGTTTATCTATTATTCGCATAATCGAATAGTTAATGTGATTGATTATATGATcatatagataatttttctaatagaataaaatgaaactaaTATCGAAATGCATTTTGatcatttatcattatcaCCTATTATAGCGACCTTGATAAACATGTGTAACGTATAATTCTTTCTATAGTGTTTAAAATATCCTtctcaatattattatcattattctttttatgttaaagattcttattttatttttattttattaggaatataataacaaaatataatagcaaaagatattgatataataataaaagatattgattataataatttagttaGATTATAATATTGGACCCATAATTGGATTCATAATTTCACTGTCTTAGACATCATTAGTAATCATTCAACATAACGATAGCAATCAGCGAAATGGATAGTATCGAATTAATGGGTTTCACAGCATCATACGTGGAAAACTCATATGCATTAccataatattctttaaagaCAGTTCATCGGAGATATTCTTTGTTggagttttataaaataaaagaaggaaacaggGACAAGAGGAATAAAGACGTCGGTCTccaattattttatctattatccAAATAAAAGTGATTTTATTGTTGACGATTAGAGAAGACGATAAAGTTACTATgagaaatttaattgaaagacttcaaaaaaaaagggaaagttCGAAGTATCtctaacatttataaaataccaTCGAAAACTATGAACGATATTTTATGGCCAATTTATATTCTGAGCTATATCTTTGGATTGCATGTTTTTGTATTTCCCCGAGGTAACTCAAGACCAGTACTTAGTTTCCTTTATTTTACGTTACTTTGCATTCTGTATTTTGCCAGTTAGTTTTATTATGTGAGACAGTATCGTAacacaaagatatataaattagacggaattatatcttatattgcaattatcattaattttatggTGATATTCGTGATATATATGATGGGATTATACCAGAGCGAGGTGAGACCAAAAACTCTTTATGATGTATTAATACTAacgattttattctataatgTATATCAGTAATTTTCGTCAATAAATAggcaataaaattatatacgaaaCATACAGacatcgagataaaaaaagaggttAATTTgtctaagaaatatttttaagtttatataagttgatattgttttctttataggtagaaatattttctttgcaaaTGATGCAAGGTAATATCGCATATTCCGAATTCGGACTATATAATCTTAATTGCAAACAGATTTGCGGTTGgtgcaattatttatatgtaattgtgctgtaaaaagaggaggaataatgaaacatttaataatttttttattcttcagtGTATCGGTATTATAACGACATACATGGTTATTATGATACAAGTAACTGATTCAGTAAAAAGTGGATCATAAGTTTCTGCGGTGGTCCTCCGTTTTGTCAATTCTTCAAacaatattagtattattataaaaaattacgagttacttcatatatctaataaaatcctatagagaaataaatgtaataattcatTAGCTTCTCTATTAGTAATGGCTGTTAAGGTTAATATAATTTcgctaaataaataattacttattaattttgaCTCGATGACGAGATAATGCGTATGTATATTGATGAATAATATCCATCAAAAGacaaggacgaagaaaatatttaagatgATGAAAAAGATAGGATGAGTAGGATATTCGTAGTTTTTACTGCAAGTCATAACGATATCTATTGTGAAAACACTTAAGtataataagaatagaaaTTGCTGATAAGAATTAGTATCGCTGAAAAACTCCAGCGAGGAGTAGCTTGAAAATAAGAACGGAAACTTGAAACTTTTATTTGGAGAAGAAAAgtgtaaattgtaaaaaagagaattatagGAACTTTTAATATGTTTCGTTCGAAAGAGTGTCAACGTTCAGTGATGCCATTGATTATTGCTAATTCAATCGTTTGCACTGGTCTACTGGAATATTTCACTAATCGGATCATTCGTACGATTGGTTTTGCTTATGTcgtttcttgttttgtttccTACAATATCTCATTTTATATGATGaagaatattttgtataatagtaatgatcgagaaagaaggggattgttaaaaatacttagcaaatttcaattttataataatgattttatctaTTTGATAGCAATTTTCAGTGGTTTAACGAGAAGAAAGGtagaaattttttgtatagttaataacaatttctttaaatGATTACGGTATAAGAAGATTGGTTGATTGATTTTTGCAGCGAATAAAATACTTCATAGAACGAATGGAAATCTGTATACGAGGAATGGATGAAATGAAAGTTCcagaaaattattcttcacTTTTTCGATATCAGTGTATCGTAGGtgtatttttaacatttctaaTAGTAAGTTTATGGATAGGTGAAGCCTTCTGGTTATCTGATACAAAATTATCGTCAGTCATGGATTATAGTTCGATATTAATGATGTATTACATGTATTTCTATCCTGTTATGATAATCATGATAACAGACTTTACTTTCGTATTTTGGATCAGGCAAGTCAATCGTTTCATTTATCATACAATGTTTTTTACGagtcaaaatttattaaacaacGATGATctcaatatagatatataaagattaaattttttcaattgaatGTTGTACTCCAAAACATGCTGCCGACAACTATCGATTCTCCACAACATAAGAGAGTGCTTAGAATGAAGGATAACTGGGAAAATGATTCTGCGTTACCTACTCTTTATGGAACTTACAAGGCGAATGAATACCatgtgaaattaaaaaaagtcaagtaaattatttacaattagtCCGAAACTGTTTAttactcttcttctatttttagtAATTCTctgtcatttttttcattgaagaCAAATCCATTTGGAATTGTTGAAATGTGCAAATATCTTAAATGAAGCTTACGGATTACAAATTCTTATATCCATATTTACatcccttttatttattactacatTGTTATATAATCTCTACGTTATTTTAATGACAAATAATTATTCCAATTGGATAATACAGTTCTACATGCATTTCTCTTGGATTTTTTATCATGGCATCAAGATTTTTGCAATGGCGAATATATGTCAGACAACGATTACAGAAGTATGtcctttttaacaatttttattctatttttttgtttatccatgtatttgatatttaaaaaatgtacaatcttttttaaatttaagagATGTAAGTATATAgtgatttttcttattttttttatatgctgTGAACACTGGAGAGATTCTTTATGAATTGTACGAACCTTCGACCAGGAAAAAATTTCGTGAAGAAgtaggaaataatttttatcggtACTTGATATAGGAatgtatacaaaatatattatatctataactttttctttcagattcGTGACTTTATGTATCAATCAATTCAAAATCGTTTAAAGTTTACCGTCTGCGGATTTTATGATTTAGATcatactttaatatataatgtaagtTAATTGACacatttgattaattttctttttcattttataaggATTTGTTATATCTGTGTATGTTGTAGGTGATTGGTTCGATTATTACTTATCTCGTCATACTTCTTCAAGTTGGAGATAAGCCTAAATCATTGTTTAATAATACTGTTCATAATTTAACGTCAAGGATGTAATGAATGAATTGgagtg
This is a stretch of genomic DNA from Vespula vulgaris chromosome 2, iyVesVulg1.1, whole genome shotgun sequence. It encodes these proteins:
- the LOC127061791 gene encoding uncharacterized protein LOC127061791, which translates into the protein MKNLEKTFSMFRFQSMMERGALLPITDSCKQNIQVHRRENSMANGGHGVVVNGVGGGAPGSGTLSREERRRRRRATQKYRTAHATSTYISAKKFERTQDIFLQELGSIPYFFFSSICKVVFINYTCDETTQKMEKINEIIYTFYAENTDYIIQEELKMFTLQMAHCQSTYSTFGLYSFNRKYIYSCLGVMMTYLTIMIQMS
- the LOC127061788 gene encoding secretin receptor-like isoform X2, which encodes MDTPKIYQINTMAKETERLLAEQKNICERLFKNGSQSEDETGMKMEKEILQCSPTFDGLLCWPRTLASRTATLPCPRLILETSYDLFFSSSTQPFKESTEILNNKSNILKEWIISSFNTSAIASKCLANGQWYINDESTAWSNYTLCIRSNNLDIEYLWNWKNVKLENISLVGKWLPIIKTVSQIGYASSFATLLVAMTVFTILRKLRNPRNRLHMHLFTSFMMRAFMALLKEWVFIDGIGLAWDVILVNDDGVFIKERNTWACKIITSMWQYFIVANYAWILMEGLYLHNLIFLALCTDTTAITSYILLGWGLPGLVVIPWIIIRATVEDTLCWTIHHNPSFFLIVRIPIVISILFNFGLFVNIVRVLLIKLKTSVHLQHKKMQYRWAKSTLILVPLFGAHYTLFLGLSYQKDNHIELVWLFCDQLFASFQGAFVALLYCLLNGEVRAEVRRAWKARRSKTDSLRPIHCDFLKISQNRTRCVFRRHDCDELNFSESTTKHLSTV
- the LOC127061788 gene encoding secretin receptor-like isoform X1, which gives rise to MDTPKIYQINTMAKETERLLAEQKNICERLFKNGSQSEDETGMKMEKEILQCSPTFDGLLCWPRTLASRTATLPCPRLILETSYDLFFSSSTQPFKESTEILNNKSNILKEWIISSFNTSAIASKCLANGQWYINDESTAWSNYTLCIRSNNLDIEYLWNWKNVKLENISLVGKWLPIIKTVSQIGYASSFATLLVAMTVFTILRKLRNPRNRLHMHLFTSFMMRAFMALLKEWVFIDGIGLAWDVILVNDDGVFIKERNTWACKIITSMWQYFIVANYAWILMEGLYLHNLIFLALCTDTTAITSYILLGWGLPGLVVIPWIIIRATVEDTLCWTIHHNPSFFLIVRIPIVISILFNFGLFVNIVRVLLIKLKTSVHLQHKKMQYRRWAKSTLILVPLFGAHYTLFLGLSYQKDNHIELVWLFCDQLFASFQGAFVALLYCLLNGEVRAEVRRAWKARRSKTDSLRPIHCDFLKISQNRTRCVFRRHDCDELNFSESTTKHLSTV
- the LOC127061968 gene encoding uncharacterized protein LOC127061968 encodes the protein MDEMKVPENYSSLFRYQCIVGVFLTFLIVSLWIGEAFWLSDTKLSSVMDYSSILMMYYMYFYPVMIIMITDFTFVFWIRYIKIKFFQLNVVLQNMLPTTIDSPQHKRVLRMKDNWENDSALPTLYGTYKANEYHVKLKKVKQIHLELLKCANILNEAYGLQILISIFTSLLFITTLLYNLYVILMTNNYSNWIIQFYMHFSWIFYHGIKIFAMANICQTTITEVCPF